The following are encoded together in the Zingiber officinale cultivar Zhangliang chromosome 8A, Zo_v1.1, whole genome shotgun sequence genome:
- the LOC122008113 gene encoding probable cellulose synthase A catalytic subunit 5 [UDP-forming] → MEASAGLVAGSHNRNELVVIRRDGESGPRPLQQLSGQVCQICGDDVGLTVDGDLFVACNECAFPICRICYEYERREGNQVCPQCKTRFKRLKGCPRVPGDEEEDDVDDLEHEFEWGDDHDSQYMAEAMLHGHMSYGRHGDINNPYMVHPLPQVPLLTNGEMVDDIPPEQHALVPSFMGGGGKRIHPLPFPDHNLPVQPRSMDPSKDLAAYGYGSVAWKERMESWKQKQEKLHMTRSNGGNKGIDNHDDESDLPLMDEARQPLSRKLPIPSSKINPYRMIILIRLVVAGFFFHYRVTNPAKDAYPLWLISVICEIWFALSWILDQFPKWLPIERETYLDRLSLRYEKEGQPSQLAPIDVFVSTVDPMKEPPLITANTVLSILAVDYPVEKVSCYVSDDGAAMLTFEALSETSEFAKKWVPFCKKFNIEPRAPEWYFQQKIDYLKDKVHPSFVKERRAMKREYEEFKVRINALVAKAQKAPEEGWTMQDGTPWPGNNVRDHPGMIQVFLGQSGGHDVDGNELPRLVYVSREKRPGFNHHKKAGAMNALVRVSAVLTNAPYLLNVDCDHYFNNCKAVREAMCFMMDPLVGKRVCYVQFPQRFDGIDRHDRYANRNIVFFDINMKGLDGIQGPIYVGTGCAFRRQSLYGTDAPKKKKPPNRTCNCLPKWCCCCTGSRKKKAAKSKQEKKRSGLKSAEIVGGPAYALEGVEEGAKGNGIEKHNMTAEQKLEKKFGQSPVFVASTLLENGGTPKGATPASLLKEAIHVIGCGYEDKTDWGKEIGWIYGSVTEDILTGFKMHCHGWRSIYCVPSRPAFKGSAPLNLSDRLHQVLRWALGSVEIFLSKHCPLWYGYGSGLKWLERMSYINATIYPWTSIPLLAYCTLPAVCLLTGKFITPELSNVASLWFLSLFICIFATGILEMRWSGVGIDDWWRNEQFWVIGGVSSHLFAVFQGLLKVLAGIDTNFTVTSKAGDDEEFSELYTFKWTTLLIPPTTLLIVNFIGVVAGVSNAINNGYESWGPLFGKLFFSFWVIVHLYPFLKGLVGRQNRTPTIVIVWSILLASIFSLLWVRIDPFLPKSDGPLLEECGLDCN, encoded by the exons ATGGAGGCGAGCGCGGGGCTGGTCGCCGGCTCGCACAACCGGAACGAGCTCGTGGTCATCCGCCGTGATGGGGAATCGGGG CCGAGGCCGCTGCAACAGTTGAGCGGGCAGGTCTGCCAGATCTGTGGCGACGACGTCGGCCTCACCGTCGACGGCGATCTCTTCGTCGCTTGCAACGAGTGCGCGTTCCCCATTTGCAGGATTTGCTATGAGTACGAACGCAGGGAGGGAAACCAAGTCTGCCCTCAATGCAAAACAAGGTTCAAGCGGCTCAAAg GGTGCCCTCGTGTGCCTGGAGATGAAGAAGAGGATGATGTCGATGATCTTGAACATGAATTTGAATGGGGTGATGATCATGACTCACAGTACATGGCGGAGGCCATGTTGCATGGCCACATGAGCTATGGTCGACATGGTGACATAAACAACCCTTATATGGTTCATCCTTTGCCCCAAGTCCCACTTCTCACCAATGGAGAGATG GTTGATGACATTCCTCCTGAGCAGCATGCCCTTGTTCCTTCTTTCATGGGTGGTGGAGGGAAAAGGATTCATCCTCTGCCCTTTCCAGATCACAATCTTCCAG TGCAACCTAGATCGATGGACCCTTCGAAGGATCTTGCTGCTTATGGATATGGGAGTGTGGCATGGAAGGAGCGGATGGAGAGTTGGAAGCAAAAGCAAGAGAAATTGCATATGACGAGGAGCAATGGCGGCAATAAAGGAATAGATAATCATGATGATGAGTCTGATTTACCATT AATGGATGAAGCTAGGCAACCATTGTCTCGAAAGCTACCGATCCCTTCTAGTAAAATAAATCCATACAGAATGATCATCTTAATTCGACTTGTAGTTGCTGGATTCTTCTTCCATTACCGGGTTACAAACCCTGCAAAAGATGCATATCCATTGTGGCTCATATCAGTCATCTGTGAAATCTGGTTTGCCCTTTCTTGGATTCTCGATCAGTTTCCCAAGTGGCTTCCAATAGAAAGGGAAACTTATCTTGATAGATTATCGTTAAG GTATGAAAAAGAAGGGCAACCTTCTCAATTAGCTCCAATCGATGTATTTGTGAGTACAGTCGATCCTATGAAGGAACCCCCTTTAATCACTGCAAACACTGTTCTCTCGATCCTCGCTGTGGACTACCCAGTGGAAAAAGTATCCTGCTATGTCTCAGATGATGGTGCCGCTATGCTGACATTTGAAGCATTGTCAGAAACATCTGAGTTTGCAAAGAAATGGGTTCCATTTTGTAAGAAATTCAATATAGAGCCTCGTGCACCTGAGTGGTATTTTCAACAAAAGATCGATTATCTGAAGGATAAGGTCCATCCTTCATTTGTAAAGGAGAGAAGAGCAATGAAG AGAGAATATGAGGAATTTAAGGTACGAATAAATGCCCTGGTTGCAAAAGCACAAAAGGCACCTGAAGAAGGGTGGACAATGCAGGATGGAACACCATGGCCTGGAAACAATGTCCGTGACCATCCAGGCATGATTCAG GTCTTCTTGGGGCAAAGTGGTGGGCATGATGTCGATGGGAATGAACTTCCACGCTTGGTTTATGTCTCAAGAGAAAAAAGACCTGGTTTCAATCACCATAAAAAGGCTGGAGCCATGAATGCTTTG GTCCGAGTCTCCGCTGTACTTACAAATGCACCTTATCTGCTGAATGTCGATTGTGATCATTACTTCAACAATTGCAAGGCAGTACGAGAAGCAATGTGTTTTATGATGGATCCACTTGTGGGAAAAAGAGTGTGCTATGTGCAGTTCCCCCAGAGGTTCGATGGCATTGATCGACACGATCGATATGCTAATCGGAACATTGTGTTTTTTGAT ATCAATATGAAAGGTTTGGATGGGATTCAAGGACCTATTTATGTTGGCACAGGATGCGCTTTTAGAAGACAATCACTATATGGAACTGATGCTCCAAAGAAAAAGAAGCCTCCAAATAGGACTTGCAACTGTTTGCCTAAATGGTGCTGCTGTTGCACTGGcagcaggaagaagaaggccGCAAAAAGTAAGCAGGAAAAGAAAAGGTCTGGTTTGAAAAGTGCTGAGATTGTTGGAGGACCAGCATATGCTCTTGAAGGTGTCGAAGAAGGTGCTAAAG GCAATGGGATTGAAAAACACAATATGACAGCTGAGCAGAAGTTAGAAAAGAAATTTGGGCAGTCTCCTGTGTTTGTTGCATCCACTCTCCTAGAGAACGGTGGAACACCGAAAGGTGCTACTCCAGCTTCTTTGTTGAAGGAAGCTATCCATGTTATTGGCTGTGGTTACGAAGACAAGACAGATTGGGGAAAAGAG ATTGGATGGATCTATGGTTCAGTGACAGAAGATATATTGACTGGTTTCAAGATGCATTGCCATGGTTGGAGGTCTATCTATTGTGTACCGTCAAGACCCGCATTCAAAGGTTCTGCTCCTCTTAATCTTTCAGATCGTCTTCACCAGGTTCTTAGGTGGGCTCTTGGTTCCGTTGAAATTTTCTTGAGCAAGCACTGCCCTCTATGGTATGGATATGGAAGCGGGCTCAAATGGCTGGAAAGGATGTCGTATATCAATGCTACTATCTATCCCTGGACCTCGATTCCTCTGTTGGCATACTGTACCTTGCCTGCTGTTTGCTTGCTCACCGGAAAATTTATCACTCCAGAA CTCTCTAATGTAGCGAGTCTTTGGTTCTTGTCACTTTTCATTTGTATCTTCGCGACGGGTATCCTTGAAATGAGATGGAGTGGTGTTGGCATTGATGACTGGTGGAGAAATGAACAGTTTTGGGTTATTGGAGGTGTTTCCTCGCATCTCTTTGCTGTGTTTCAGGGGCTTCTAAAGGTTCTTGCCGGTATAGACACCAATTTCACTGTGACATCAAAGGCCGGTGATGACGAAGAGTTCTCCGAGTTGTACACGTTCAAGTGGACCACACTGCTCATCCCTCCCACAACTTTGCTTATTGTGAACTTCATTGGCGTCGTAGCGGGTGTCTCTAATGCAATAAACAATGGGTATGAATCATGGGGGCCATTATTTGGGAagctcttcttctccttctgggTGATCGTCCATCTATATCCTTTCCTCAAAGGTCTCGTTGGGCGCCAGAACCGGACACCAACAATCGTCATCGTCTGGTCCATCCTCCTTGCATCAATTTTCTCGTTGCTCTGGGTACGAATTGATCCATTCTTGCCAAAATCAGATGGCCCTCTTCTGGAGGAGTGTGGACTAGACTGCAACTGA